The DNA window TAAGATCAACTAACTCGGACACAGAAAATGTGGCTCGCCTGATATCGTTACTCCGGCGATTGATGCAATAAGCACAATCGTAAATGCAATAATTGGTAAGCATAATCTTTAAAAGAGAAATGCATCGTCCGTCCTCAGCAAAGCTGTGGCAAATCCCCCACCCCGCAGCACTTCCTATCCCACCACTCTTGTTGGTACGGGTAGTTCCGCTGGATGAGCAGGAAACATCATACTTGGCTGATTCAGCCAGTGTTTTTAGCTTTTCGAGAACATTCTCATTCATATAATTAAGCCAGAGTTTGTTTCACAAAGATAAGAATATTCTGCATAAGAATCGCAAAATCGGGTTCACTGAATAAAAATGGAAATACAACATTAAGAATCCCAGCTTCGCTGAATATATTTTTTTGGAATTATGATATAAATTACTTTTGTTTCGTAAGAATATGGAAAACATTAAATCTGTATAACCATTATACTTTTAATTTATGCAAATGCATACAAACAATAAAACTGCTTATTCATTTCTGGAAAGAAGCATGATACAAAAAACAAGCATTCTTCTTGCTATTTTCTGCATATTGTTTTCATTCCTGGCTTGCTCCTCGGGTGATGAATTAACAGAGGAAGACGAGAGTTCCAGCAACGAAACGCCAAGTACTCCGGATGACTCTGACGACTTGGTTGAAAACTCAGAATTCACTAATACTGTTGCCATAACTTTAGGTAGCACCTTATCAGTAACCAATCCATTAGCCGAAAACGGAGTTACGGTGACTCAGGATAACGGGGACGTGATAATAAAGTCTACTGCAGAAAATGTTGCTTATACTTTATCCGGAACTTTAACCGGTGGAGTAAAAATCTACAGTGACTATAAACTTAAATTAACGCTAAACGGAGTTACCATTACCAACTCAGACGGACCGGCAATCAACATTCAATCAAAGAAACGCATTTTTGTAGTTCTGGCAGATAACACAACTAATACACTGACCGATGGCTGTTCGTATGCAACAAGCAGTGAAGACCAGAAAGGGACTTTCTTTAGTGAAGGGCAGCTGATATTCAGTGGTAATGGAACACTATCTGTTGCCGGAAAATACAAACATGCGCTAAGTTGTGACGATTATATTCGCATTCGCAGCGGCGTAATTAATGTTACTTCTGCAGTAACAGACGGTATCCATACAAATGATGCAATTATTATTGATGGAGGCACGATAAACATTAACGCATCCGGCGATGGTATTCAATGTGACGAAGGATTTATTATAATCAACGACGGAACTATAACGGTTAAAACTGTCGATGATGGCATTACAACTTCATACGAAGGTACTGACACTTCAATAAAACCCTATACCATTATTAATGGCGGAACAATTACTATTACCACCTCCGGTGCAAGCGGTAAAGCAATAAAGAGCATGGGTGATCTCACTATTAATAAGGGAACAATAACCGTAACTACAAGTAAGAGTGAAGCTGAAGGTATTGAAAGTAAAACTAATCTGGTTATCAACGACGGAACAATTGAAATCAATGCTTATGATGATTGTATCAATGCTAAAAAGACGCTGGTTATTAATGGCGGAACAATTTACTGTTACAGCTCTACCAATGATGGAATAGACTCAAACGGAACAATGACTATTACAGGCGGAACGATTATTTCAGCCGGATCAACCGCTCCGGAAGAAGGTTTTGATTGCGATAATAATACTTTTAAAATAACCGGCGGAACAATTATTGGTATGGGAGGAGCTACAAGTACCCCAACATCGAGCGTATGTACACAATATTCTGCCATCATCGGAAATGTTGGTACACTGAACCAACTGGTACGTATTCAATCGTCTACAGGTGATGAAGTAGTTACTTTCAAGAATCCAAGAGCCTATACTACTTTACTATTCAGTAGTCCTAACCTGAAAGCTAATACAAGCTACGTAATTTATACCGGCGGTAGCATATCAGGTGGAACCGACTTCCATGGATTATACACAAACACAACATATAATGCTGGTACACAATCAGCCACTTTCACCACTAGTTCCATTGTGACAACAATAGGCAGCACATCCGGTGGAGCACCAGGTGGAGGTGGCGGCTGGCACTAACTTATACCTATCCATCTCTTCATGTATCCCCCTCGTCACAGTACGTGTTGCTGTGTTGGGGGATTTCTCTTTCTATCTACTTCGAAGATTCAAAATCAAGCGAAATGGAGTTTACACAATGTCGCACATTTTTAGGAGTAAAACCTTCCCCCTTAAACACATGCCCCAGATGCCCTCCACATTTGGCACAAACTATCTCAGTACGTTTTCCATCTGCATCGGGAATTCTTTTTATGGCACCAGGAATCTCATCATCAAAACTGGGCCATCCACATCCTGAATCAAATTTATCTTCCGAACTATAAAGTGGAGCACCACATTGCTTACATCTGTAGATTCCTTTCTCATGATGATTATAATAGATACCGGTAAACGGTCTTTCTGTTGCTTTATTGAGAATAACAGCTTTCTCTTCGGGAGTTAATGTTTTCATGACTGTTGATTTTTGATTTATAGCATCTTTTTGTTTAACCCAGATTAACTTTGAGGTATCATATCCTCGCTGCTTTGCTTTTTCAAGGAGAAGATTCAGTGTTTGCTCCGGAAGTTGTGGGGTACGACTAAGAATCCACAGATATTTATCCGAGCTACTACCGATTAACACATATTTGTAATCTTTATCAAGTTCCATCACAAAATAATCTCCGTAAAACCACAGAAAGAAAGACACTTTCAGTTTACCAGGCTCTGCAGGATTGGGAAGTTTAGCCTTTCCTTTGGCTATTTTATATTTCCCGGAGAAATCATTTTTATATCCACTGTTCAGTACTTGAATCTTTCCATCCGGCAATAAAGTATATTCTGCCATACAGCCTACCAAGCCTCTTTCAAAACGATGGTCGAACCGGGCAATTTCATACCATTTACCCATATATCGCTGAAGGTCCAACGATTTAACTGTTTCTGTATTTATTGGTTTTTCAGAAGTCTGTGCGCAAGCTGCAAAGAGTGGCACACTCATAGATAAAATTAGTGATAATATTGCTTTCATTTCTTTTCCTTTTTTGATTATATTAACAGACTATCAGTATTTAATGTTTTAAGAAGAGAAAGATAGAATAAAATTTGTAATTTAACAACATTATGCACAACCCAATACCTCAGTTTGTACATTTTGGGAAAGAGTATAATGTGAAACTTGTTCCTGTAAGCGAAATAGGAAACAAGCATTACATTACCGTTTCAGAACTGGGAGTCTTGACAAAGTAGAGAGTTCTTATTATATGCGCGGAATTTTTCTTCTTTTTTCTGTATATATACGGGGTGAAATAAAAAAGCCCGCAGCTTATAATCAACCAATTAGCTTAAAAAGTAAAATGGATTGTCAGAAAACTTCCTTTATAGTTTTTCTGAAAAATAGAAAGATCGAGTTAAAAAGTGTTTCA is part of the uncultured Bacteroides sp. genome and encodes:
- a CDS encoding carbohydrate-binding domain-containing protein; the encoded protein is MHTNNKTAYSFLERSMIQKTSILLAIFCILFSFLACSSGDELTEEDESSSNETPSTPDDSDDLVENSEFTNTVAITLGSTLSVTNPLAENGVTVTQDNGDVIIKSTAENVAYTLSGTLTGGVKIYSDYKLKLTLNGVTITNSDGPAINIQSKKRIFVVLADNTTNTLTDGCSYATSSEDQKGTFFSEGQLIFSGNGTLSVAGKYKHALSCDDYIRIRSGVINVTSAVTDGIHTNDAIIIDGGTININASGDGIQCDEGFIIINDGTITVKTVDDGITTSYEGTDTSIKPYTIINGGTITITTSGASGKAIKSMGDLTINKGTITVTTSKSEAEGIESKTNLVINDGTIEINAYDDCINAKKTLVINGGTIYCYSSTNDGIDSNGTMTITGGTIISAGSTAPEEGFDCDNNTFKITGGTIIGMGGATSTPTSSVCTQYSAIIGNVGTLNQLVRIQSSTGDEVVTFKNPRAYTTLLFSSPNLKANTSYVIYTGGSISGGTDFHGLYTNTTYNAGTQSATFTTSSIVTTIGSTSGGAPGGGGGWH